A window of the Candidatus Neomarinimicrobiota bacterium genome harbors these coding sequences:
- the rnr gene encoding ribonuclease R — MTSDAVLNFLKSRPGRTYRRRELAQRLGVKEHQYAAFRRLVNGLVREGVITRHQGGRLSYTGPVEEVEGIMELTHRGFGFVTVEGMDDIFVEGRDVGGAASGDLVRVALRRQKFGRGPKGRVTAVLKRGRSSLVGTVERVPGGYELALSEPFANRAIRLNPAAVREENIGALVYVQVKDWGDGWGPIEAELQEVIGSPEDPLTDFKFVLRQFDLEPDFPPELEEEVARLAEKIAVGPGVDRLDLRSLTTVTIDPATARDFDDAISLERQKDGSWELGVHIADVSLFVPPGSATDAEAFQRGNSTYFAEGVVPMLPHLLSSDLCSLKPDEDRMAVSVLINLTEKAEVNDVRFSRSVIRSRRRFTYSEVHEILADGSVEWYPIFSALKELTRQLYRDRVEQGSVDFDIPEPLFKLDEYGVPHMIHPSQRLDSHRIVEECMLLANRLVAERIPKGKPHQPFIYRVHDEPGPEQIEKLSTLLRSLNLPGLPARDVTSKEVRDLLLAMEDSPYRDLIETITLRSMAKAVYSAANRGHFGLAFPRYTHFTSPIRRYADLVVHRLVVEHLAAPRAPWTISEESLQKAAHQCTERELVALEAERAYRRLKELRFLATRIGKTFDGIISGVIPKGVFVQIREFLVDGFISIDWLEDDEYSFDERLYALRGRSFHRLLQLGQEVRIKVRDVSIEKRFANFLLVEE, encoded by the coding sequence GTGACCAGCGATGCTGTCCTGAACTTCCTGAAATCCCGACCGGGGCGTACCTACCGACGCAGGGAACTGGCCCAGCGGCTGGGTGTGAAGGAACATCAATATGCCGCTTTTCGCCGCCTGGTGAATGGTCTTGTCCGGGAAGGAGTGATCACGCGCCACCAGGGCGGTCGTCTCTCCTATACCGGCCCGGTGGAGGAAGTGGAAGGGATTATGGAATTGACCCACCGGGGTTTTGGGTTTGTTACGGTTGAAGGGATGGACGATATTTTTGTAGAGGGCCGGGATGTGGGTGGTGCCGCCTCTGGTGATCTGGTGCGGGTGGCACTTCGCCGGCAAAAGTTCGGGCGGGGCCCTAAAGGGCGGGTAACAGCGGTCCTGAAGCGGGGGCGCTCATCCCTGGTGGGAACGGTGGAGCGGGTGCCTGGCGGCTATGAGCTGGCCTTATCGGAACCCTTTGCTAACCGGGCCATCCGCCTGAATCCGGCCGCCGTGAGGGAAGAAAATATCGGCGCATTGGTCTACGTTCAGGTGAAGGATTGGGGTGACGGCTGGGGCCCCATCGAGGCCGAGCTGCAGGAGGTCATCGGCTCCCCGGAGGACCCCCTCACCGACTTCAAATTCGTGCTGCGGCAGTTCGACCTTGAGCCCGACTTCCCTCCCGAACTGGAAGAGGAAGTGGCACGCCTGGCTGAGAAGATTGCTGTCGGCCCCGGGGTCGATCGGCTCGACTTGCGCTCCCTCACTACCGTTACCATTGATCCCGCCACCGCCAGAGATTTCGATGATGCGATCTCCCTGGAACGGCAGAAGGATGGTTCCTGGGAATTGGGAGTTCATATCGCCGATGTGTCCCTATTTGTACCGCCGGGCAGTGCCACCGATGCAGAGGCCTTTCAGCGGGGGAACAGCACCTATTTTGCCGAAGGGGTGGTCCCTATGCTGCCCCACTTACTGTCAAGCGATCTCTGCTCCCTGAAACCGGACGAGGATCGCATGGCTGTGTCGGTGCTGATCAACCTGACCGAGAAAGCGGAGGTAAATGATGTCCGGTTCTCCCGGTCCGTTATTCGCAGCCGTCGCCGGTTCACCTACAGTGAGGTTCATGAAATACTCGCGGACGGTTCGGTAGAATGGTATCCCATCTTTTCCGCCCTTAAAGAACTTACCCGGCAGCTTTACCGGGATCGCGTGGAGCAGGGCAGCGTTGACTTTGACATCCCGGAGCCCCTGTTCAAACTGGACGAGTATGGCGTACCCCATATGATCCACCCCTCACAGCGCCTCGATAGCCACCGGATCGTGGAGGAGTGCATGCTACTGGCCAATCGGCTGGTGGCTGAGCGCATTCCGAAGGGCAAACCCCACCAGCCCTTCATCTACCGCGTACACGATGAGCCGGGGCCGGAGCAGATCGAAAAGCTGTCCACACTGCTGAGGAGCTTGAACCTGCCGGGACTGCCCGCCCGCGACGTTACCAGCAAGGAAGTTCGCGATCTCTTGCTGGCGATGGAGGATTCCCCCTACCGGGATCTGATTGAGACCATCACCTTGCGCTCCATGGCCAAAGCCGTCTACTCAGCCGCGAACCGCGGGCATTTCGGTCTGGCCTTCCCCAGGTACACCCACTTCACCTCGCCCATTCGCCGCTATGCTGACCTGGTTGTGCACCGCCTGGTAGTGGAACATCTGGCCGCCCCCAGAGCACCCTGGACCATTTCGGAGGAATCCCTTCAGAAAGCGGCCCACCAGTGCACCGAACGGGAACTGGTAGCGCTGGAGGCGGAGCGGGCTTACCGACGCCTGAAAGAACTGCGCTTTCTGGCTACCCGGATCGGCAAGACTTTCGATGGCATCATATCAGGGGTTATCCCGAAGGGAGTCTTCGTCCAGATTCGAGAGTTCCTGGTGGATGGCTTTATCAGTATCGATTGGCTGGAGGACGACGAATACAGTTTCGATGAGCGGCTCTATGCCCTCCGGGGCCGCAGTTTTCACAGGCTGCTCCAGCTGGGGCAGGAAGTGCGCATCAAAGTGCGTGATGTATCGATCGAAAAGCGGTTTGCCAACTTTTTGCTGGTTGAAGAATAA